The following are from one region of the Treponema denticola genome:
- a CDS encoding aspartate ammonia-lyase: MRREHDLLGELDIPEDAYYGIQTFRSVENFQITGLRLCDFPDFIKGLAYTKQAAAEANHELGYLSDEVYKAMIQACKEVAEGKFDKEFVVDMIQGGAGTSTNMNANEVIANRANEILGKAKGTYSPCHPNNHVNFAQSTNDAYPTAAKLGISLNTPALIDELKSLVASFRKKAQELGDNIKMGRTQLQDAVPMTLGQEFESYAASLENEIPQIQFARENLHTINMGATAIGTGINSDPNYTPKVTSHLAKISGLDLKAAKNMIAATNDTSDFVTYSSQLKRLSAKLSKICSDLRLLSSGPRTGLYDISLPPMQPGSSIMPGKVNPVIPEVVNQVCYRVIGNDTAVILAAESGQLELNVFEPVMIYSIFESIKLLINAMRTLRERCVTGIVGNYEHCKESVHRSIGLVTALNPVIGYEASSDIAKTALRDNRSVYELVLERGLLSKEKLDEVLKPENMTKPRKL, translated from the coding sequence ATGCGAAGGGAACATGACTTACTCGGAGAATTGGATATTCCGGAAGATGCTTATTATGGAATTCAAACTTTCAGAAGTGTTGAAAATTTTCAAATTACAGGATTAAGGCTCTGTGATTTTCCTGATTTTATTAAAGGCCTTGCTTATACAAAGCAGGCTGCAGCCGAAGCCAACCATGAACTCGGCTATTTAAGCGATGAAGTTTACAAGGCTATGATTCAGGCTTGTAAAGAAGTTGCCGAAGGCAAATTCGATAAGGAATTTGTAGTCGATATGATTCAGGGCGGAGCAGGAACTTCTACCAATATGAATGCAAATGAAGTTATCGCTAACCGCGCAAACGAAATTTTAGGAAAGGCTAAGGGGACTTATTCGCCATGCCATCCCAATAATCACGTAAACTTTGCTCAATCTACAAACGACGCTTATCCTACAGCTGCAAAGCTCGGTATCTCGTTAAATACACCGGCTCTTATAGATGAGCTAAAATCCCTTGTTGCTTCTTTTAGAAAAAAGGCCCAAGAACTTGGCGACAATATCAAGATGGGAAGAACCCAGCTTCAAGATGCCGTACCCATGACCCTCGGCCAAGAATTTGAATCCTATGCCGCTTCTTTGGAAAACGAAATTCCTCAGATTCAGTTTGCAAGGGAAAATCTTCACACCATAAACATGGGAGCTACCGCAATCGGAACCGGTATCAACTCGGATCCTAACTATACACCGAAAGTAACCTCTCATTTGGCAAAGATTTCGGGGCTTGATCTAAAGGCTGCAAAGAACATGATAGCTGCCACGAACGATACCTCCGACTTTGTAACATATTCTTCACAATTAAAGCGCCTTTCTGCAAAGCTTTCAAAGATATGCAGCGATTTACGCCTTCTTTCTTCGGGCCCCCGAACAGGACTTTACGATATAAGCCTTCCTCCGATGCAGCCCGGTTCTTCTATCATGCCCGGAAAGGTAAACCCCGTTATTCCTGAGGTTGTCAATCAGGTTTGCTACAGGGTTATCGGAAACGATACGGCTGTTATCTTGGCTGCAGAATCAGGCCAGCTTGAACTCAACGTTTTTGAACCCGTTATGATTTATTCTATCTTTGAGTCGATTAAGCTTCTTATAAATGCAATGAGGACTTTGAGAGAAAGATGTGTTACGGGTATTGTAGGAAACTATGAACATTGTAAGGAGAGCGTTCACCGAAGCATCGGTTTGGTTACAGCCTTAAATCCCGTCATCGGTTATGAGGCTTCCTCAGACATTGCAAAGACGGCCTTGCGCGATAACCGCAGTGTCTACGAGCTCGTTTTGGAAAGAGGACTTCTTTCAAAAGAAAAATTGGATGAGGTTTTAAAACCCGAAAACATGACAAAGCCCAGAAAGCTTTAG
- a CDS encoding YifB family Mg chelatase-like AAA ATPase — MEILSFSSFGYEGELIKVEADLRRGLPVIDIVGLPGSAVKEARDRMRAAIRNSGLEFPVSRILINLSPADQKKEGSGFDLPIAIAVLTAKEAEKNSAEVKTKAQTIIPRDEGRAEESVMIMGELELSGRVRPVRGLIGAISAARSQGIKYFIVPKENEAEALIEDGINVFGVSDLIEALEFFYQIENGKLYTEPKGRKKENFSDKGTALDKEAAHLFVWSDTEETENFDFQKNSKSGLGLVKGFEDIRGQDGLIRALEIAAAGGHNLISYGPPGCGKTLSLSRFHLLLPDMDEKTAMETTRIYSIAGLLPQSSPRLLKRPPFRMPSQNASMEGIIGGAGKCMPGEVSLAHGGVLFLDEAAQFKASVLQSLRAPLETGSVTLSRAGRSSTFPARFQLLLAINPCPCGNFGSPGKVCTCLPYEIEKYWKKLTAPLLDRIDIRVPVMPPKPENILAEAKYSTQTMREKIKNARLIQWERLKFTNKEKKVQNIIYENAKLSPQETAEVCKMSGEAERFFSVIVDSKKLSGRGSHALLKISRTIADIESSENISLAHIEEAAALRQWIKYLPDFL, encoded by the coding sequence ATGGAAATTTTAAGTTTTTCGTCATTTGGGTATGAAGGAGAATTGATTAAGGTTGAAGCAGATTTAAGGCGGGGCTTGCCGGTTATCGACATAGTGGGACTCCCGGGTTCTGCGGTAAAGGAAGCAAGGGATAGGATGAGGGCAGCTATCAGGAATTCGGGGCTTGAATTTCCCGTAAGCAGGATACTGATAAATTTAAGCCCTGCCGATCAAAAAAAAGAAGGAAGCGGTTTTGATCTTCCTATTGCCATCGCCGTCCTAACGGCAAAAGAGGCGGAGAAAAATTCGGCAGAGGTTAAAACAAAAGCCCAAACTATAATTCCTCGAGATGAAGGCAGGGCGGAAGAATCCGTGATGATAATGGGCGAGCTTGAGCTTTCAGGCAGGGTAAGACCTGTGCGCGGGCTAATAGGAGCTATCTCGGCAGCCCGTTCTCAGGGCATTAAATACTTTATAGTTCCAAAAGAAAACGAAGCCGAGGCCCTCATCGAAGACGGCATCAACGTATTCGGAGTATCCGATTTAATCGAAGCTCTGGAATTTTTCTACCAAATAGAAAACGGAAAACTTTACACAGAGCCAAAAGGCCGTAAAAAAGAAAACTTTTCCGATAAGGGAACCGCCCTCGATAAGGAAGCAGCACACCTTTTTGTATGGAGCGATACGGAAGAAACGGAAAATTTCGATTTTCAAAAAAACTCAAAAAGCGGGCTCGGCTTGGTAAAAGGCTTTGAAGATATCCGAGGACAGGACGGCCTTATACGGGCTTTAGAAATAGCGGCAGCAGGCGGCCATAACCTGATATCCTACGGACCTCCCGGGTGCGGAAAAACCCTTTCTTTAAGCCGCTTCCACCTACTCCTCCCAGACATGGACGAAAAAACGGCAATGGAAACAACCCGCATTTACAGCATCGCAGGCCTTTTGCCTCAATCGAGCCCCCGTCTTTTAAAAAGACCGCCCTTTAGAATGCCATCTCAAAATGCAAGCATGGAAGGCATAATAGGAGGAGCCGGAAAATGTATGCCGGGCGAAGTTTCCCTCGCTCACGGGGGCGTTCTTTTTTTGGATGAAGCGGCTCAATTTAAGGCAAGCGTTTTGCAAAGTCTCCGTGCTCCTTTAGAAACGGGGAGCGTAACCTTGAGCCGTGCCGGAAGAAGCAGCACCTTCCCTGCCCGCTTTCAGCTTCTACTTGCGATTAACCCATGCCCCTGCGGGAACTTCGGGAGCCCCGGAAAAGTCTGCACCTGTCTCCCCTATGAAATCGAAAAATATTGGAAAAAACTTACGGCCCCCCTCTTGGACAGAATCGATATAAGGGTTCCGGTAATGCCGCCCAAGCCTGAAAACATTTTGGCGGAGGCAAAATATTCTACCCAAACGATGAGAGAAAAAATAAAAAACGCAAGGCTCATTCAATGGGAAAGATTAAAATTTACAAATAAGGAGAAAAAAGTGCAAAACATAATTTATGAAAACGCAAAACTTTCACCCCAAGAAACGGCTGAAGTTTGCAAAATGAGTGGCGAGGCGGAAAGATTTTTTTCCGTAATTGTTGACTCAAAAAAACTTTCGGGAAGAGGAAGCCACGCCCTCTTAAAAATATCCCGCACAATCGCCGACATAGAGTCAAGCGAAAATATTTCCTTAGCCCATATCGAAGAAGCGGCAGCCTTGAGGCAGTGGATAAAGTATCTTCCGGATTTTTTATAG
- a CDS encoding Panacea domain-containing protein, which produces MNIHKLIEVVNYMLKKYEYRLNYTKLLKMLYLADRQSYYDIGSPITGDTYAALKAGPILSNTYNLIRNKGNQNDQSLWNSRFLKDGFDLVALTDKIPCNTLSDYEKEVLDGIDSKFHDYTFTDLIDYTHANCPEWTDPKDSALPISIESILQALGKSPDEIAFIIEEEQSFAQEEAALAQLSELNA; this is translated from the coding sequence ATGAATATACATAAACTCATTGAAGTTGTAAATTATATGCTCAAAAAATATGAGTATCGGCTCAATTATACAAAACTTCTTAAAATGCTCTACCTCGCCGATCGTCAATCTTACTATGATATCGGTTCTCCCATTACTGGCGATACCTACGCAGCCTTAAAAGCGGGCCCTATATTATCAAATACATATAATCTTATCCGTAATAAAGGCAATCAAAACGACCAGAGCCTATGGAATAGCCGCTTTTTAAAAGACGGTTTCGATCTTGTTGCTTTAACAGATAAGATACCATGTAACACTTTATCCGACTACGAAAAAGAAGTTTTAGACGGTATCGACTCTAAATTTCATGATTACACCTTTACAGACCTTATCGACTATACTCATGCAAACTGCCCGGAATGGACTGATCCTAAAGATTCAGCCCTGCCGATAAGTATTGAATCTATCCTACAAGCCCTAGGCAAAAGCCCCGATGAGATCGCCTTTATTATTGAAGAGGAACAGTCTTTTGCTCAAGAAGAAGCCGCCCTTGCTCAACTATCCGAATTAAATGCCTAA
- a CDS encoding phospho-sugar mutase, with translation MDKNEILNRAKKYVSEEKEVKFSEEVKALIEKNDEKELYDRFYRDLEFGTAGLRGIIGGGTNRMNPLVIKNATQGLADYLIEAKPDKAKAGSLSAVIAYDSRRFSDVFAKTAALIFAANNIRCYLFSSLRPTPELSYAIRELGCDTGIVVTASHNPPEYNGYKAYWSDGAQITPPHDSGIIKKVGEVSSIKMMSEEEALKNGKLVIIDKEIDEKYWAMLKKKISRQEIIKNMASKVKIVYTPLHGTGAMHVEKVLGEMGFNVISVPEQREPDGNFPTVSYPNPEDPKALKMAMDLAIKEGADILMATDPDADRFACAVKNDAGEMQLISGNQMGALFADYICLTLKEQNKLPQNAAIVRSIVTSPLSDLIAASYNVQSEECLTGFKWICGVAERMVSTGSHSYLYGYEESFGYNFGTEVRDKDGIASSAICAEMTLYWRSKGKSLLDRLNEIFSKFAFYGEKTINMVYPGAEGLKIMQDMMVRVRERNLSEIAGVKVKTIRDIQESTEYSPLEPTKKTTVTLPKSNVLQYYLEDGSIICIRPSGTEPKIKIYIIHSEKVVSSVEEAKKQSDKKIAEFEKEFNGVLNT, from the coding sequence ATGGATAAAAATGAAATATTAAATAGAGCAAAAAAATATGTTTCCGAAGAAAAGGAAGTAAAATTCTCAGAAGAGGTTAAGGCTTTAATCGAAAAAAACGATGAAAAAGAATTATATGACCGCTTTTATAGGGATTTGGAATTCGGAACGGCAGGTTTAAGGGGAATCATAGGAGGCGGCACAAACCGCATGAATCCTTTAGTAATAAAAAATGCAACCCAAGGACTTGCGGATTATCTGATTGAAGCAAAGCCTGACAAGGCTAAGGCCGGTTCTTTAAGTGCCGTAATTGCCTACGACTCAAGACGCTTTTCGGATGTTTTTGCAAAAACGGCTGCTCTGATTTTTGCGGCAAACAATATCCGCTGTTACCTTTTTTCGAGCCTCAGGCCTACGCCGGAACTTTCTTATGCCATAAGGGAACTCGGCTGCGATACGGGAATTGTAGTAACAGCCTCGCACAATCCTCCGGAATACAATGGCTACAAGGCCTACTGGTCGGACGGAGCCCAGATTACCCCACCCCATGATTCGGGCATCATTAAAAAGGTAGGCGAGGTTTCTTCAATCAAAATGATGAGCGAAGAAGAAGCTCTTAAAAACGGAAAGCTCGTAATAATCGATAAAGAAATCGATGAAAAATACTGGGCTATGCTTAAAAAGAAAATCAGCCGTCAAGAAATTATTAAAAATATGGCTTCCAAGGTAAAGATAGTTTACACTCCCCTTCACGGAACGGGAGCTATGCATGTAGAAAAGGTACTGGGAGAAATGGGCTTTAATGTTATAAGCGTTCCCGAACAGCGTGAACCTGACGGAAATTTCCCGACGGTAAGCTATCCCAATCCCGAAGACCCGAAAGCCTTAAAGATGGCCATGGATTTGGCTATAAAGGAAGGAGCCGATATTTTGATGGCCACCGATCCCGATGCCGACCGCTTTGCCTGTGCGGTAAAAAACGATGCAGGCGAAATGCAGCTTATAAGCGGCAACCAGATGGGAGCCCTCTTTGCGGATTATATCTGTCTTACATTAAAAGAACAAAATAAACTGCCTCAAAATGCCGCAATAGTACGCTCTATAGTAACCTCTCCCTTAAGCGATTTGATTGCTGCCTCTTACAATGTGCAAAGCGAAGAATGTCTTACCGGCTTTAAGTGGATATGCGGCGTTGCCGAAAGGATGGTAAGCACGGGCTCTCACTCCTATCTTTACGGTTATGAAGAAAGCTTCGGCTACAACTTCGGAACCGAGGTAAGAGATAAGGACGGAATTGCCTCTTCTGCAATTTGTGCCGAGATGACCCTCTATTGGAGAAGCAAAGGAAAGAGCCTTTTAGACAGGCTAAACGAAATCTTTTCTAAATTTGCCTTTTACGGAGAAAAGACCATCAACATGGTATACCCGGGAGCAGAAGGCTTAAAGATTATGCAGGACATGATGGTAAGAGTTCGGGAAAGAAATTTAAGCGAAATTGCCGGCGTGAAGGTAAAAACCATTAGGGACATTCAAGAAAGCACGGAATATTCTCCTTTAGAGCCGACAAAAAAAACTACAGTTACTCTGCCTAAAAGCAATGTTCTTCAATATTATTTGGAAGACGGCTCCATAATATGCATAAGGCCCAGCGGTACCGAACCCAAGATAAAGATCTACATAATCCATTCCGAAAAGGTTGTTTCATCGGTTGAAGAAGCTAAAAAACAATCGGATAAAAAGATTGCCGAATTCGAAAAAGAATTTAACGGGGTACTAAACACATAA
- a CDS encoding 3'-5' exonuclease, protein MSSYDWISAVYDKAVFTAFDTETTGTEAKAERVVEIGCVKFDIRGVIARYNVLIDPEKPMPPEAGKVNQITDEMLAGQPKFAEVLPDFLDFIRNTVLVAHNASFDINFINCELERCGKTKLTNKVFDTLTFARETLPGLQSYALQNLATQFGVQAVNAHRAEDDARVCMEFFKIAVSHFFEKNKDMLDYYKKDVDISEYLSTKDPETDGGKLVQNLF, encoded by the coding sequence ATGAGCTCTTACGATTGGATCAGTGCCGTCTATGATAAAGCGGTTTTTACGGCCTTCGATACCGAAACAACGGGCACGGAGGCCAAGGCAGAAAGAGTCGTCGAAATCGGCTGCGTAAAATTCGACATTCGCGGAGTTATCGCCCGCTACAATGTTTTGATTGACCCTGAAAAACCCATGCCTCCCGAAGCGGGCAAGGTAAATCAGATAACCGATGAGATGCTTGCAGGCCAGCCTAAATTCGCAGAAGTTTTGCCCGACTTTTTAGACTTTATCCGCAACACGGTTTTGGTTGCCCATAATGCAAGCTTCGATATAAACTTTATAAACTGCGAGCTTGAAAGGTGCGGCAAAACAAAGCTTACAAACAAGGTCTTTGACACCCTAACATTTGCACGCGAAACCCTGCCGGGCTTACAAAGCTACGCCCTGCAAAACCTTGCAACACAGTTCGGCGTTCAAGCCGTAAATGCCCACCGTGCCGAGGACGATGCCAGAGTCTGTATGGAATTCTTCAAAATAGCCGTAAGTCATTTCTTTGAAAAAAACAAGGATATGCTTGACTATTATAAAAAAGATGTCGATATTTCCGAATATTTGAGCACCAAGGACCCTGAAACTGACGGCGGAAAATTAGTTCAAAATTTATTTTAA
- a CDS encoding ABC transporter ATP-binding protein, whose translation MIKNFFRLYFKSLSVVFKADKFHSVLLLAVIPLQALMPSLLIYSANKIINAVAEKNINGVIFILIVWAAAFLLSNILQPVYTTIQGFLTDKLTLYLNTSLMNKSRAISELTVFEDSSFYDDIDILCQEASWRPVNLLVFGASIISCIITAVSMLVLLADFSPFISLLMFIAIIPQSIVFYRIQKEAFEVLVSNTPDSRKLSYYSSSLLSKENIKDVQLYGLYDFFIDKYKDTFKRINKGIKLNRVKKLAASVSFLIVSTAISVFVFNTIIKGTFSGAFLVGSILIFSSSILYTTQSISRLVEDSSLLYDTLLYMQKYFDFINLPPNCKGENKIINSNFNKIIFDDVSFKYQSNENFALQNISFSITNGEKIAIVGENGSGKTTMMKLLCKFYKPSSGAIKFDETSIEDYDVIEYRKIIGAVFQDYAKFDLTVRENTALSDLRKITDDDEILLALKKSGFDETENLEQLLGTQFEDGRDLSGGQWQKLAIARAFFGNFEILILDEPTASLDPRSEFIIYEKFLELTKGKTVFFVTHRLSTVKKANKVLVLQNGEIVGFDSHENLMQTNKYYAELYTMQASAF comes from the coding sequence ATGATTAAAAACTTTTTTCGTCTTTACTTTAAGAGTTTGTCGGTTGTGTTTAAAGCCGATAAGTTTCATTCCGTTTTGCTTTTGGCGGTAATTCCGCTTCAAGCACTTATGCCTTCGCTTCTTATTTATTCGGCAAACAAAATCATAAATGCCGTAGCGGAAAAAAACATAAATGGAGTTATCTTCATTTTAATTGTGTGGGCTGCCGCTTTTTTGTTATCAAATATTTTACAGCCCGTATATACCACCATACAAGGCTTTTTAACCGACAAACTTACACTGTATTTAAATACTTCGCTTATGAATAAATCGAGAGCAATATCGGAGCTTACGGTTTTTGAAGACAGCTCGTTTTACGATGACATTGATATTTTATGCCAAGAGGCAAGCTGGCGCCCCGTAAACTTACTTGTTTTCGGTGCAAGCATAATAAGCTGTATCATAACGGCAGTTTCTATGCTTGTTTTACTTGCCGATTTCAGTCCATTTATTTCACTTTTAATGTTTATCGCAATTATTCCTCAAAGCATTGTTTTTTATAGGATACAGAAAGAAGCCTTTGAAGTGTTAGTATCAAATACACCGGATTCAAGAAAGCTAAGTTATTACTCAAGTTCATTACTTTCAAAAGAGAATATAAAAGATGTACAGTTATACGGTCTCTATGATTTTTTCATCGATAAATACAAAGACACATTTAAAAGAATAAATAAGGGAATAAAGTTAAACCGTGTTAAAAAACTTGCAGCTTCCGTTTCATTTTTAATTGTGAGTACGGCAATCAGCGTATTCGTCTTTAATACGATTATAAAAGGCACATTTTCCGGAGCTTTTTTAGTCGGAAGTATTTTAATTTTTTCGTCAAGTATCTTATATACAACGCAAAGCATTTCCCGTTTGGTAGAAGATTCAAGTTTATTGTATGACACGCTTTTATATATGCAAAAGTATTTTGATTTTATCAATTTACCGCCGAACTGCAAAGGGGAAAATAAAATAATTAATTCAAACTTTAATAAAATTATTTTTGATGATGTTTCATTTAAGTATCAATCGAATGAAAATTTTGCTTTACAAAATATTTCTTTTTCAATTACTAATGGTGAAAAAATTGCAATCGTAGGTGAAAACGGAAGCGGTAAAACCACGATGATGAAATTGCTTTGTAAATTCTATAAACCTTCTTCAGGTGCAATAAAATTTGATGAAACTTCAATTGAAGACTATGATGTTATTGAGTATAGAAAAATTATCGGTGCTGTTTTTCAAGACTACGCAAAGTTTGATTTAACGGTTCGTGAAAATACGGCTCTTTCCGATTTAAGAAAAATTACAGACGATGACGAAATTTTGCTTGCTTTAAAAAAATCCGGTTTTGATGAAACCGAAAATTTAGAACAGCTGTTAGGAACTCAATTTGAAGACGGGCGGGATTTATCGGGCGGTCAATGGCAAAAGCTTGCGATAGCCCGTGCGTTTTTCGGCAATTTTGAAATTCTTATTTTGGATGAACCGACTGCATCTCTTGACCCTCGCTCCGAATTTATCATTTATGAAAAGTTCTTGGAGCTGACAAAGGGTAAAACCGTTTTCTTTGTTACGCACCGTTTATCGACTGTAAAAAAAGCTAATAAAGTTTTAGTTTTGCAAAACGGTGAAATTGTAGGCTTTGACAGCCACGAAAATTTAATGCAAACCAACAAGTATTATGCCGAGCTTTATACTATGCAGGCAAGTGCATTTTGA
- a CDS encoding M3 family oligoendopeptidase: MQNKTAPRWDLKNIYPDFKSKEYAESKKRIPALTSKFEKHLKAFSDKDLKKWLVKALDILNEFNAESETLYAYASAVYTTDTENKEALSELNSISAILVPFTPLGVRFSNILASVSKEVKDLIKNDKDLRYASFYLEDTLFWQKKQMSEEEESLAADLARSGASAWSKLQSTMTSTASCIWDEKTKEEKTLVQLRAMAYDKDEAVREKAFKKELELCKSIEKPVAAALNGVKGTSITLNKRRNWKGGTIEKSVKQANITQKTLDSLISAIKDSLPSWRKYLKAKAMLLGKKELPFYDLFAPVSKSFPTYTWEEAKALVIENFSSFSKNMGDFAKKAFASNWIDGEVRNGKVGGAYCTHFPVTKEPRVLCNFDGSFSSVSTLAHELGHAFHFNVIKDMPVINQNYPMTLAETASIFAETILFESEIKKMNEEQKTALLEIHLQDGCQVLIDILSRFYFERSFMEEREKHELTAEDCCRLMLDAQKKSYGNGLDSNLLHPYMWLVKGHYYSAGLGFYNFPYAFGQLFALGLYNRYKKEGEKFTSVYEDILRKTGMMDAVKVTRSAGFNIETPDFWKEGIKIFTDQISEFEKLVKKAKKK, translated from the coding sequence GCTGGTAAAAGCTTTGGATATTTTAAACGAGTTTAATGCCGAATCCGAAACTCTTTATGCCTATGCTTCGGCCGTGTATACAACCGATACCGAAAATAAAGAAGCTTTGTCTGAGCTTAACTCTATATCGGCTATCCTTGTTCCGTTTACGCCCCTTGGAGTTCGCTTTTCCAATATCTTGGCTTCCGTTTCCAAAGAGGTAAAGGACTTGATTAAAAACGACAAGGATTTACGATACGCTTCTTTCTATTTGGAAGATACCTTGTTTTGGCAAAAAAAACAGATGAGCGAAGAAGAGGAATCCTTGGCTGCCGATCTAGCCCGCTCCGGTGCTTCGGCTTGGAGCAAATTACAGAGCACGATGACTTCAACAGCTTCATGTATTTGGGATGAAAAAACTAAGGAAGAAAAAACCTTGGTTCAGCTTAGAGCGATGGCCTATGATAAGGATGAGGCTGTCCGCGAAAAGGCTTTTAAAAAAGAACTTGAGCTTTGCAAGTCCATCGAAAAGCCCGTTGCCGCAGCCTTAAACGGCGTAAAGGGAACTTCTATCACCTTAAATAAAAGGCGTAACTGGAAGGGCGGCACAATCGAAAAATCTGTAAAGCAGGCAAATATAACTCAAAAAACTCTTGACTCCTTAATTTCCGCCATCAAAGATTCTCTTCCTTCATGGAGAAAATATTTAAAGGCTAAGGCTATGCTCTTAGGCAAAAAGGAATTGCCCTTTTATGACCTCTTTGCTCCGGTTTCAAAATCATTTCCGACATATACTTGGGAAGAAGCAAAGGCATTGGTAATCGAAAACTTTTCTTCATTTTCAAAGAACATGGGAGACTTTGCAAAAAAGGCCTTTGCCTCCAACTGGATAGACGGTGAGGTACGCAACGGCAAGGTCGGCGGAGCCTACTGTACTCATTTTCCCGTAACAAAGGAACCCAGAGTTCTTTGCAACTTTGACGGCTCTTTTTCTTCGGTAAGTACCTTAGCACACGAGTTGGGACACGCCTTCCACTTTAATGTTATAAAGGATATGCCCGTAATAAATCAAAACTATCCTATGACCCTTGCCGAAACAGCTTCTATTTTTGCAGAAACCATTTTGTTTGAAAGTGAAATTAAAAAAATGAATGAAGAGCAAAAGACTGCTCTATTGGAAATTCACCTTCAAGACGGTTGTCAGGTATTGATCGATATTCTTTCGCGTTTTTATTTTGAACGCTCCTTTATGGAAGAAAGGGAAAAGCATGAACTTACAGCTGAAGACTGCTGCCGTCTGATGCTTGACGCTCAAAAGAAAAGCTATGGAAACGGGCTTGACTCTAACTTGCTTCATCCCTATATGTGGCTTGTTAAGGGACATTATTATTCTGCCGGCTTGGGCTTTTATAACTTCCCCTATGCCTTCGGCCAGCTTTTTGCTCTCGGCCTTTATAACCGCTATAAAAAGGAAGGAGAAAAGTTTACTTCTGTTTACGAGGATATTTTAAGAAAGACCGGTATGATGGATGCCGTTAAGGTAACAAGGAGTGCAGGCTTTAATATCGAAACTCCGGACTTCTGGAAAGAAGGCATAAAGATTTTTACGGATCAGATAAGCGAATTTGAAAAGCTCGTAAAAAAAGCAAAGAAAAAATAA